The Triplophysa dalaica isolate WHDGS20190420 chromosome 14, ASM1584641v1, whole genome shotgun sequence DNA window AATTAATAGTGTGTATAATGTTAACACACGATCGTATAAAACTTCGAGTCATTGGACAACTGAGGCTTTCTGCGACCAAATACTAAAACAATGAAGCTTTGCCTCAGAAGATGATCTGTGCTGctttcattttataaacagCTGGTAATGATTTATCCACAAGTCATcacataataaacatttacaatgagatattcaaataaaatatatttcaccaACATAGATAATccttaaattaaacatgttttttgaatcATGGTAACCAAAATATATCCAGTGTTTTGCTACAGTGAACATTGCTCATCAACATCACCACTTTTTGTAGTTAAACTGGTTTTAtaaaaggaaatgtttaaaagattTACAGACACGTCATCAATCCACAAAACATCACCTGAAGAGCTTTATTGATCAGTTCTGTgacattaaaacaacaacatgacCATGAATGAGACACATCAAAGCATAAACATataaaccaaaaatatatatatacagtataatattacacaattcagattcatattttacatgtttCTTCAGAGTCCACCATCCTGATGAAAGATTTAAAtggtcttcatcatcatcatcgtcgtcgTCGTCCTCAGCCCAGAtcagatatgtgtgtgtgtgtgtgtgtgtgtggaagggCGATGTTTCTCAGACATGCtggacacatgaacacacattcAGAGCAGATGGGATTCCGACGCTGTGGGAGTTTGGACAGCAACATGTGCTAATCTGCTTGGAAATCTGAGAGTCAGTCAATCTCCAGCCCACAGGGCCTCAGATGTAGAGAGATCCATCAGCCGGACCCACGTAACCCACTCCTATCAGCAGAACATCGATGAGGGTCCAGATGCCCAGACCACCAAAACTGAAGAGCTTCCCCAAACCTTCTCTCCACTGACCCAGATAGAAGCGATCCGCACCGAAGCCGCCCAGAGTGATGCTGTGGAACGACAGACACATGactaaataaacaacaagaCAATAAACTGTGTAATAGACCAAGGGTTTTTAAACGGGGGTCCGGGGACTCCAGAAGGTTGTAAGGGGTCCcccataaaaatgataaaagtccacagtgtttatttgctttattttgtaaTGGATAATTTGCAGAAACAAATTTTAGAATCTTTCTATTTAGTTTTTCTCATTATCGTTtctttctttggactctctcaATTTCTTTGAAATTGTTGGTAACTATTTAggtttaaaaacaatgtgttgtctttataatatcctaTTTACTTTTTATCTAACAAATTTTAAACGTTactttacacagaaaaaatatagattGATAAATATTTTAGAATAGGGggttcattatatatatatatatatttatttcgaTCAAACTTTAACACAACTCAGCATAGttgtaaagcagctttacagtaaaCGGACAcaaggaaaaacagaaaatgatgaAATCCAACCACTACACATCAGAACATCTCAGAGAACCAAACCCAGACTTGTATTTCACAAAGCATTACAACATCTCACCCACAGCCCTGTCATTAAACCAGAATCAGATTATACTGGATTAGATTTTGCATGATCATCAATCggaacaaatacacacaattacGCTTCAGACACGGCCGAGTTTATcaacagctgtcaatcataGAACATGCTGAAGTCCAGTTTGTTTTccataaaaacagaaacagaatCATCACACCTGTCATGAGAAGggttaaaatgaaaacacaagagggTCATAATAACAGGGTCCGAGTGTAAAATCACCTGAGCGCAAGGGCCGTTGACCACTTATATCCTCCAGTCCAGTTACAAAACAAACGCTTCTGAAACTCTCTCCGGCCTGTTGACACaacaacacatgaaacacatTCCAACTGAGAAAGACTCTCAtccaaaaacagttttttatctGTGCTTCATTCACATAGACACGTGGGCCAGTATATAGTGATCTAGTGGATCATCAAGCAGCTCGTACCTAAGCAGTGCGCGAGCTCCAGAACCACACAGGTGGCGCTATATCGCCTGCGCGGACACGACACCGTCATACAGCTGGTGGAATTAGAGCAGAGATACTGAGACGCATCCAACTGCCAGCAGAAACGACAATCCACCGTCAGTGTGAAGTTCTGCTGCTGCTCACCTGACCCATTCTGAGAAAAACAAATGATCGAATAACATAAACCAATCTCGCTAAAGAATTGAATTTTAAACGTGGTTTCACATATTATTTCTATGTGCTATTTATAGCTTCACATGCTGTTCAAACCACACATGGAAACACAGAGCACATGCAGCGTTATCAACATGTCGGATGTCAAACCTGACAGGTAGCAATTTTCACGACCCACATCaaaacatgagaaaaataaatctcaccACGCAACGGACGCCGGGTCTGGTGTTGCAGGTGAAGTTGGTTGGCTGGCCGTAGCTGCAGTTGTGATGGTACGCGCAGCTGATGCATTCAGCAGGAAGTTTAGTGCAGAGACCGTCACTGGGACATCTCGCTGTGTAGTTCTCTCCGGTGACCACTGAcgacactgaacacacacacacacacacatacacacacaatccaTTTTAACGCATTTTAACGCATAATAAACCACCTAAAACTCCACTGCTGCTTTAATGGGTTCAAGAGTCACCTGAGGACGCTGTCAGGGCGGCCGGGCTGCTCATCACAGGGTTCTGCTGGGCCGCGTACGGCGGTTCCTGACCCACATGAGGAGAGCTCAGATACCCTGAGAGAGAACATTCACACTTCATACATTAAATACTGTGATGCTATTGATGTGATGGGACAGAAACATATCTGTCATCACTTAATCACTCtcaaacaaaggaagatatttgtaagaatgtcagtaagcaaACAGATCTTATAACCTATAGTATTTCTTTTTGGTTTGTCtcctgacattcttacaaatatcttcctctgtgttaagcaggaagaaaaatgtatacagggttagaacaacctgagggtgagtaaacgatgacagaattttcttttttgggtgaactgtcccttgtAGCCTTTGTTATTGTgcagtgtttatgtttattatcttttatcatattaatttgtatttcattGTGTTGTCATTTACTGTCTTTCTCGTGTCCTTCTCGAAAGGAATAGACAGAATGAGAACATCATTGTTCATTGGTCCGGTTGACAGTAAACATCTTGAATGATGATGTGTGCTGTACTATAACactataatattttataatattaatacaccatatttatttttcctgtcTATAAAGCAGATGGTAGTTTTGTTGcgttttatttcattcagaATTGAAGTGACATGACATGAGCacgtcagtgtttgtgtgttgagaACCGAAGCTGCAGTCTTACCGATCACACATGTGAAGTAAATGTCCAACAGCAACAGAACTGTGATCACACATGAGCTCATGATCTTCCGTCCGCGTTCAAAAACCCATTTAAACCCGTCTGCTGCCATCCCGAACCTTCCGACGCTCCTCTAGGAACTCAACTTCCGCTTGCGTAAAGCGCTCGCGCAAGCtgacataaacataataaaagtccTCTTAAAAAGACAACGAAAAATATGTCATTGTACACTTACTTGCCATGCTTATAAtcctttaaaaacaatcaaatgtaAATCGCCTCCTAAACATAGGGTTTCATCAAAATTctaacatgtatatatttattttaaatcgtAAAAAAAGAACAAGGGCCTACCACTGTTATATGATAAATCTATATCTAAACAGTTTTCTTGAAAATACTATATTAATCCAGTATGGTACATGA harbors:
- the tm2d3 gene encoding TM2 domain-containing protein 3, which produces MAADGFKWVFERGRKIMSSCVITVLLLLDIYFTCVIGYLSSPHVGQEPPYAAQQNPVMSSPAALTASSVSSVVTGENYTARCPSDGLCTKLPAECISCAYHHNCSYGQPTNFTCNTRPGVRCVNGSGEQQQNFTLTVDCRFCWQLDASQYLCSNSTSCMTVSCPRRRYSATCVVLELAHCLGRREFQKRLFCNWTGGYKWSTALALSITLGGFGADRFYLGQWREGLGKLFSFGGLGIWTLIDVLLIGVGYVGPADGSLYI